ACCAAAACGACTCTCAACCATCATAACGCAAGGACGCCATTTAACAGAAAGCAAGAGACAATGATGAAAACAGAGATGATCGATCTGGTACAAGCGAGTAACAGAGGAGGACAGTGAAGAATAACAGCGTCGGACCGCCGAGTCTCAAAGATCTCAATGGAGATCTACAAAGGATTCGCCATACTCATCGCCATTTGGGTTTAGATCCACCAGATCCACCAAACTTTAGAGCACAACGTATCAAGACCAAAGTATCCTGACACAAGAAGTCTACCGAAACGTTGAATATGCTAAGAGACGCCTTGAGGAGGTGGAGAAACAGCAACTACGATGATAAGTGTTTGAGAAGCAACGGATTTGAATGTCTGTACCGTCAAGGAGAGGAAGCACCGGCTGATTACTACACAAATGGACGTAACGATCAGATGAAGATCGAAATTTCAATGAAAAATCTGATCTGTAAGGTTACCTCCATGATCGCCTAGAATCGCCTTCGGGAGCCCTAGCCGCAATACGTGCTCATTAAACAATACGTCTCATATATTTGGTCTAGGGAGTTATGAACAGAAATCCATATATTTTATCGGTAGGGAAATTTATTTGTTTGATTGTTTCCTTCCCAACCATACATTGAATAGATAAATTAAAAACTCACAGTTTTTGGAGTATACGAGAAGTTGCCCAAAATTAATAAAAGCAATTTTAACAAATTTAGAATTATAAAAAGAGGGTCGGTGGTAGTTATAAACACGCATTAATGGCACCTAACTAAAAACCTACTATAATACGCTTACAAGGTTTGATACACAAATATATGAACAGAAATTCATATATTTTCTGTTCATAAAATATATGAACAGAAATCCATATATTTTATCGGTAGGGAAATTTATTTGTTTGATTGTTTCCTTCCCAACCATACATTGAATAGATAAATTAAAAACTCATAGTTTTTGGAGTATACGAGAAGTTGCTCAAAATTAATAAAAGCAATTTTAACAGATTTAGAATTATAAAAAGAGGGTCGGTGGTAGTTATAAACACGCATTAATGGCACCTAACTAAAAACCTACTATAATATAGCATTGCTCCGCTTACAAGGTTTGATACACAAATCCTCTCTCACACAAACGCGAAGAACAATGACTAACGTTGCAGTAATAGCCGCTATTCTGATTACAGGATTGTTATCAGCTAGCGTGTCAGAACAAATGGCTCCATCTCCTTCCTCAGGACCTTCGGCTGCACCAGACTGCATGACGAATCTGTTGAACATGACCGACTGTCTTTCGTACGTTCAGGTTGGAAACGGTGGTGGTGCGGCCAATCCAGACAAAGCTTGCTGTCCGGAGCTTGCCGGCCTAGTCGATAGCTCGCCACAATGCCTCTGTTACCTGCTCGGCGGAGATATGGCGGCTCAGTATGGAATCAAGATTGATAAGGCAAAGGCTCTCAAGCTTCCCGGAGTTTGTGGCGTCGTTACTCCGGATCCCTCACTTTGTTCACGTAATCTTCAACTTTCACTCTGAATTAAAAAAAAAAAATCCTCTTGCATGCAAAAAAACTTAACCATTTTATTTTCTGATTTTTTTTTTAATTAAGAAGCTAATATGAGTAAATATATAAGTCTAAATTTAAGGAAACTTTTTAAGAAAAGTTTATAAGTTTTTTTAATAAAAATTTTATAAGTTGAAATGTTTGGATCTATACATTTTATGTTTATGTTATAACTAGGCCGGACATTTTATCCGGATCTGAAAACATGAATCAAAAGCGATCCGAAAATACATGTTTTGGTTTGGTTCCAAATCTAAAGTACCGGTTGAGTTATACTTTTGGACCTATAGGTCTTGGTTCGGGTTTCATGTATTCTTTTGGGTCTTCAGTTTGGGTCTAGCGGATCTTTTTGTATCTTAGATATCCGAACCTACCAAAACCCAAAATATACCACAAAATTTTAGGTATTTAAATTATAGCCATGAACCAATCCAGATAGGACAAAAACTGATCTGAACTGAAAATTTCTAAATATCTAATTGGGGCCAAATGCCTAGTATCGGAATGACCCAGACAATATGAGAATCGACCCCAACCTTATACAAAGACCCTACTAGAACTCCAAAAAGGCATTATGTTAATTGATTAATGATTTTGATAGCCAAATTTACAGAAATCAAAATAATGTGGCATGTGTAAACTATATATAGAAAGAGATCTGAGAAATGATAATTTTTTGCTTTTCAAAAAAAAAAGAAATGATAATTTTTTGTATGACTCATTCATTCATACCAAGACATTGGAGTTTACAACGAATGAAATACCAACGCAATTGCCTTTGTTTTGGCGACAATAGTGTTTGGAATTCCAGTTGGAGCACCGGAAGCTATGGGCAAAGAGGAAGCGTCCCCAGCCTTCGCTCCAACTTCAGGTAAATGTTCTACTTCATAGTTTCAGTTTAATGTATGAATATTTTGTTTTTAGATTCTACTGGGTTTCAGTTAGTACGGTTACAGAACAATAAACCCAGTTAATACCAAATCAAGTTAAATTCATATAGCAATTCTTGGGAAAACAATAAACGTCAAAATACTAATGATTTAATTTCGATAGGTGCGGAATCACCCGAAGGATTAGGGTCGGGTCCATCAGCTAGCAGGACGAGCGATGCGCCAAACACACCTTATTCTCTTTTTCTCAGTGTCATAATTATTCCATTAGCCTTTGCATTTCATCTATATTCCTGATTTATTTTTCTTATTAGCGACACCATTATTCGTATTGTATTTTCTTATAAAACGAGTAGTCTTGCTTTTGCAGGTTATTTTCCTGCATTTATTACTTTGTGTTTATGGATTATATATCTTCATTCATCTTACAAAATAAAGGTCGTTGTCTTA
This sequence is a window from Brassica oleracea var. oleracea cultivar TO1000 chromosome C1, BOL, whole genome shotgun sequence. Protein-coding genes within it:
- the LOC106319803 gene encoding non-specific lipid transfer protein GPI-anchored 2, producing the protein MTNVAVIAAILITGLLSASVSEQMAPSPSSGPSAAPDCMTNLLNMTDCLSYVQVGNGGGAANPDKACCPELAGLVDSSPQCLCYLLGGDMAAQYGIKIDKAKALKLPGVCGVVTPDPSLCSLFGIPVGAPEAMGKEEASPAFAPTSGAESPEGLGSGPSASRTSDAPNTPYSLFLSVIIIPLAFAFHLYS